The window GACCGTGCCCGGGGGCCTCAAATAATTCAATCATGTCCAGTTCGTCCAGTACACCTTGAAGGGTCCATTGGTTAAATAGCTCGGCATCCTGCATCTTCTTTTTCACGTAGGATAAGTAGATTAAGGCGATGAATTCCACAAAAAGCTTCCCATTCAGGGACAATTCGGATGAAACTTGCATTCTTCTGAAGTTGAGGCGCTCTTTTAAATTGCCGAAGGCTTTTTCAACAACATCCTTGCTGCGATAAAGAGACAACGCTTCAAACGGATCATTGACCTCATTAGAAAGCAAGGCGAAGTAACCATAATTTCTAACCGCATTGCGCATCGCCTCTTCTTTAGGCGTGATTTTCTTCCCTCGTTTAGGTGTCTCAGTAACTTCGAAGTACTTATCATAATCTTTCATACGATAATCTTTTAGTGTATTTTCCTTCAGATCTTGGTGAAGGGCTGTCAGATAGTCGTTCATGTCTACCTGATCTTTAATCGCTTTTTCAGGATTGTAGAACAGATGCAGATACGCGCGCTTTTCCAATTTTATCACATCACCTTTATACGGACGTTCCTGTTCGTATTCCCAGTTTATTGTGCGACATACACCGTAGGTGGTGAACTGTGTTTCGAAGTTTGACCAAAGTTTCAAGTTCTCACGTTCCGCTTCCAACACACCCTTGACATATTTGAGTTTGAGTTGCACTCCTATCACGAATTTCTGGTGGTGTTTATACAAGGCGTTGATATTATCCTTGCTGTAAAAACCTCGATCAAATATCACGTTGACCTTTTTGTAGCCCATTACATCAAATTCCTTCATGAGTTGCCGAACCGTTTTAACATCGGTGATATTTCCGGAGAGCTTGCGGTAATAAAAGGGCAGTCCGGATTGCGCCCCAAACAAGAGTGCCAAGTTGATTTGTGGCAAGCGGTCGTGTTCCTTGTTTCGTCCCTTCTTCACTTGCGATAAGACCTCTGAGTAACTCGATATCGACGTAGTGTCAAATGCCCAATACTCCTTTTCCATCCGGCGGTTGCCTTGTTTCTGAAAGAAGGCCATCCGGCCTTCCTCATCGATTGCTTGGAATAGGTCGCTGCTTCGTTGTGAAGGAATATCCTGGCAATACGGGTGATGATGCAGTTTTTGCCAATGGGAAAAACGACTCAAGGCGTTATTCTCTTCGAGAATCAAGTAATAGGCGATCGACAGAATTTGCTTATAATGCTCCGGGAAGATGGCCTTAAGGTCCGCGTATACGCCTGTCTGCTTGCCAATTTGATCGAGCAGATAACCTGCCCCATAGAAGATTCTTCGGACTTGTGTCATTGGAATCGGCCCTGGCTTAACTTCCGATGAAGTCGGGGCCGGTTTCTTTTTGTACGAACGTGTTGGGACGATTTCACCTGTAACCGGATCGACTTTTCCAATCAGTGTCCTCTTAGCGCGTGATTGTTGCTTTTCCTTATCCCAGTAGGGTTCATTCTGATAGGCATAAGTAATGCCCGTTTTCTTGTTTGTCTGAAAAATAACTGCCATATCAACACTCCTCGTTATACATTATATTATATAACGAGTTATAAGTCTACAAAAAAACCGCTATATATCAATCGTTATAGCGGTTTTTCGAGTGATTATCGTTACACAATTCGGGAATGCAGGTTTAATTGGAATTGGTTCAGTCGAATTGCCAGAAGATGCTGATGCAGTATTGAAGGATGGCGCTGATTTTGTTGCAATTGGTCGTGAATTAATTCGTGAACCTCAATGGGTACAAAAAGTTATGGCAAATGATAGTGCCAGTATTCGTTTACAAATTAGTCCATTTGATTTAGCTGAATTGGCTATTCCAACAGTAATGCAAACCTATCTGAAAGAATCATTCAATTCCGTTATGAACTTTACAACCGATACTGACGGAAAACAAGATTATCAAAAAAGCTTAGCACCGATGGAAGGCTTTGAGAAAAAACTTTAAAAAACAATAAAAAAACCTTACTTTTTTCAGATGATTTCTAGCAATAGAAATCATCTTTTTTCATACTAAAAAGCAAATAAAAATACACTTTTTATTGAACTATGTATAATCGTATGCTACCGTTATTTGTAACCACAACCTATAAAATTGTAACTTCTATATCAAATAACTAAGTATAATGTGATTCATGTTATCCTTGTAAAAATTGAACATCCCCAAATCCCACATTCCCACCCTTTAATTCTTCCTCAATAGTGCGTTTGTTTTATTTATAGCATATAAAATCCAAGTATCTTTCCAACCTATTTAATCTCTCCTTTGTTACTTAATAATAATATCACCAGAGATATTTAAATTATTATCTTTCTTTCAAAACATAACAAAATAAAAAACCTAACTAGGCATTTATTCTAGTTAGGTTCATCAACTTATAAGTTGATGACTACCCTCCTTTTTATTGTTACTACTAATTTTATTATGGCGAACTTAAATGATAGCCCGCAAACTCACGTAAATCAGTTAAGCAAAATCTACAAAT is drawn from Carnobacterium gallinarum DSM 4847 and contains these coding sequences:
- a CDS encoding IS1634 family transposase — encoded protein: MAVIFQTNKKTGITYAYQNEPYWDKEKQQSRAKRTLIGKVDPVTGEIVPTRSYKKKPAPTSSEVKPGPIPMTQVRRIFYGAGYLLDQIGKQTGVYADLKAIFPEHYKQILSIAYYLILEENNALSRFSHWQKLHHHPYCQDIPSQRSSDLFQAIDEEGRMAFFQKQGNRRMEKEYWAFDTTSISSYSEVLSQVKKGRNKEHDRLPQINLALLFGAQSGLPFYYRKLSGNITDVKTVRQLMKEFDVMGYKKVNVIFDRGFYSKDNINALYKHHQKFVIGVQLKLKYVKGVLEAERENLKLWSNFETQFTTYGVCRTINWEYEQERPYKGDVIKLEKRAYLHLFYNPEKAIKDQVDMNDYLTALHQDLKENTLKDYRMKDYDKYFEVTETPKRGKKITPKEEAMRNAVRNYGYFALLSNEVNDPFEALSLYRSKDVVEKAFGNLKERLNFRRMQVSSELSLNGKLFVEFIALIYLSYVKKKMQDAELFNQWTLQGVLDELDMIELFEAPGHGRVLGEVTTKQKELYEALGVALPSL